TGTTATCGAATTTGGATAAAGCTCTGCATGAGCTGGGAATGCTAAGCACTGTTACAGATAGTAGCAAAGAATATGCTAAGGAAAAGGCTCAGCGTCGTGATTCGACGAATCGACAAGCACTGAACGTTCTGCATATGAACACCCGATACGTGACAGGTGTGATAATTGGTTCACGCAAAGGACCTAGTTTTCGGTACAAACCGTACCCAGTACCAAGTTTTGGACGTGAGGAAAGAGTTCGCACACGAAGTGAAAATTCTGATAGTGACCTCGATCTTCTGCGTAGCACAACACCAATTATTAGTAGTACTGCGACGATtagcagtaatttatttaaatCTCGCTCCTTGGAAAGTTTGAAAGTTGCAGGGTCTGATGAAGATATTGCTACTTCTGTACGAGATTTAGAATCAGTGTCAAATAAAATTCAGTACTTGCAAGTAACTGAGTAAGTGCTTAGTTTTGTGTTCTAGCCTGATGAAAATCAGGTAATAGCAGTTTGTATTGTGCACGTTGTCAGACAACGTTAATAATTGTTTAAGTCATGGTGTGTGAAATGTTTGGCTGTTCAGTGTCTGTACTAAGCTCTACGGTATTGTCTGAACAGTTTGTTTCACCATATTGTGATAGCATTAGCCCATAAGTGCACATATGAACTGAGTATTTATTAATGTGTCTAAATTATTGTAAACTAATATGCCTTATATTGCAGCTATATATCACGTATTTTATGTGGCAAGAAAAAGTATAAACGTTTATATGTATTAACAAAATTGGTGAGAAGCTCATTTATAAAGAAAATACTTTCTACCAAAGAATGTAATGTGATTACATTATATAAAATATTGGATAAATGTTATCCTAGTTTCATGTATGATGGTCTCAACAAAGTATTCCTGTTCCTCTGACTGTAATGTTCCCCTATTTGTTTGTGATCTAAGATGAGATCATTATAGTGTCATTCTCTTGTTAAAATAGTTTGACCATTAACAGAATCAGAAATATAAATTACTGTAGGCATGTTCTTCCCTTTCTTTACAAATAAAATACATGAATTACTGAAACATAGAATGTCTTTCAGATAGGATTCTTGGCAAGAGTTAAGTATTGGACTCCCCCACCCTCGAAATCTTGCTTGTGCTGACAGACTAATTTGTAGCACAGCCCGAAGTCTAGCGTAGATTGGAAGGTTAAACTTTGATTGAGAGTTGGTAAAGTCAACAAATGAGAAAACAGAGAGTATGCTAGTGGTAGCAAAATGACTGGTAGCGAAACCTAATGTTTACATTTGCGTCATGTTGGAAAATGTAAGGAGGAGGGGTGTCCAGTATGTAACTTTGACCATATTCTTTTAAATGTACATGTTATATGATGTCAGTTGTTATTTAATTGTTTGAAAAATTGTGTTTGTTAATAGTAATGGGAATTTCCAGGCTGGCAAGATAATTCAGGCATGGACTGTATATTGATTGTAACTGTTCATAACAGTAGTGTTTTAGAAAAACTGATTTCAGATCAGGTAGATGCTCAAGGAACATATAAGAAAATTTACATCAAGCCCTTTTGAAAATgggtttatcccccccccccctccccaaaaaaatgtgtacatctcagttgattaaaatttcatgttcaagaattaTTGGGACTTGTATTGTTATAGTGAATGGTGGTACACTTCTACACTTGATACAAAATATGAAGTATTTGTAATACGTTGACTGCCACAAGGCTGCTGGCAGGTACAGTAGAGGTGTGTACTTACTAGTGGTCACATGCTGCACTGTATTTAGTACAGTGTATCTTTCTGTGGCGTgtaaagtaacaaaaacaaaagtaTTGAGTATAATATAGTCCCTATTTTCTGTCCACCAGTCTCAactcaatcagaaaataaaagttaatgTACAATATACTGTGCTAAACAGAGTGGAGCATGTGGCCACTTGTGGGGACTACTGTCAGGTGTGAATCTCTGTTGTCTGCTGGTGGCCTCACAGCAGTCTTTATGTTAAGTAGAAGTAAACACTCAGTCTGAATGTGCAGTGGAAGATCTTCCAGAGTATAATCTGCGGCAGAGCAGAATATGCATTGTTTTGCCTGATTTTACTACACTTGATTTCATCAATTTTATGACAAGCTGGAAAGTATTGCAGCATCAGGGTCTGTGTGGGAAAATTGCATAGTTACAAGAAAGTGTAAAATACGAGAAACATATTGCTTGGATATTGTCATGCAGATCTTGAAACTAGTATTGTGCACTTTATATTatgattcgaaaaaaaaaaagcattggtGGTACAATTATCATCAGCACTGCTTAAGAGCTCTGTATCAAATGGGTACATGTTACATGTGGATAAGGAAGTAACTGATGTAGATCTAAAGTGTTGTGTCAAAAGCAAagtacatatgaacatataaatatCCCAAGTACTTCAGAAAGCTCCAACATACTCCACTAATAAGTATGTTATGTCCCAGAATCCATTTTGGGAAGTTGTCAAATCCAGTTTGATGATAAAGGTTTCCATAAAGTACGAGGAGACACTATTTTAAAAGAAAGGAATTGGcaaaaataacatattattttaGAGACTCTTCAGTTCATTGAGAATATCTTTGAGGCATTTTTCATGcaggatggaaaaaaaaaaaaatctgttgtatgTCAACTTAGTATCTGTGACCTGTTGTAAGAGGCTTAATTGTCAGAGATTGAAGTGTTAGCTTTGCTGATTGTATTTCCtgcaacattttaattttgttacaTACTTCCGcattacaaatttgcagtcatttgTAGCTTCCTTATTGCAAACAAGGAGAAAATGAGCATCTTACTAGCTTTCATGGACTAGCAAGAGACATTCCACTTTGAGTACGAAATGTTAAGTCCGGTCACAGTTGACTTCTTTCTGTCAAGGATGCTCACTTCGATGTTTCATTGTGGCAGATGGTGTGTGCATCTTGCAAATATACAGTAGAAATACACagacacaaatattcagtcaaaaaTTAACCTGCTGCCAGAGTCAGTATGGTTTAGGACAGATTAGAAAGACAATTGCAGAATTTTTTCCTCATTTAGAATGTAGTTTGTGCTTATCTTTCTATCATGTTTTTGATAGATGCATACTGTATCCATAGCAGTTTCCTCACAATCTGTTTCTGCAGCTTTTACACACAGTACAGGAATTGGGTATGTTACAGTATATAGTATTTGAACAAATTCTGAATACCTGTATATCACTGACAGATTTTACCTAGAAGTTATCATGGGGACACCACACTCATTGAAGCAAGTATATTTTGAAGTGGTTTATGATTAaattgaaattattattccaaagaaATCATTTCTTACATGTGTCAAGAAGTTGTATCACGTTTACAGACTACAGTCTCTTGTAGCCTCTGATTAGTTGACTGCATATTTTGAATTCTATATTTTATTGTATACTCAGTTGTGTGATTTTATTCTACTTAATTTTAGATGTTCaacaagaaacaaatgaaaataggaGAACATGACACACACAGTTCCAAAAACAATGGCATATCAATGACATTGGCCACAAAAGCCAATGATTACTTTTAAATAATGATTACTAAGAGCTGCTGAACTAATAATAAATGATTGGACTGCAAATAATTACATTTAGTCCAGCAGACTAGATTTACTGTGTCTGAATTTGGCTTTTATAAAGAATTGTCTACTAAGAAACTAATATATAACATCACAATTAAACCTGGCAGAGCTAAAACAGAAAATTAGGAGGAGTGATGCAGCTAGGTTCGAGTTCCCGTTCAGCCTCCTTGATTTAGTTCATCTACTGTTTTCATAAACCACTTGTGCCAGGTATTAAGATTAttccttaaacatcctaacaactttctccccaccctctctccatttGACATAGGGCTCTGTTCCTAATGGCCTTTGCCATCTTGTAGGAAAAAATACAATGTTAGAATTTTATGGTGATTCTTTCCACAGCCTTTGATTTTGTTGACCGTCAAATTCTACATAACTGATTATTATATCGTAGCAATATTGCATGGCTGTGGTCCATTCGTAACAGGGAGCAGTCGGTCATCTTAACAGAGTACTCTATATGAATAAAATACACTCAGAGTAGTGGAACATTAAAATAATATGCAAGACCTGTAATTTTGCTGATGGTGTGAGCATTAAAATCAAGAATCCAAAATCAACAGTACCACACATGGCTAAGATAGTAATTGAACAGGCCTTTGATAATGGTTCAAACCAGCAGTTTTAACTGTGTGATAATCACATACCTTCTGTGACATATCTTTAGGTCTCAGAATTTTTGGTTCTTCATCCTCAGTATGTTTAATATTTACTAAAATCTGTAAACAGTGAAATAGTTTTGTGTAAATTGCAAACTTCTCAATTCAAGAAACAAAAGTAATTTCAAGTAAAGCTTGACACCTTTCTGTGGAATTCAAAGTTGGCTTTCATATTCTGGAGCAAGGCTTAACATTGTGCTTGTATAATAAGCCATAAGATTGGCCCGCTCCACATGCAAAATTAAATACAATTAATGTTATTAGTTGTATGGGTTTCCAGATTAAGGAAATGGTATCAACGTTAGTATTGTGGTACGTAAGAATGACCATGATAATAGGCCATCATTCTCATAGCATCACAGTGATGAATAATAGTTACAAAGTAGTCAAGTGACATTTTTTTAAGCTACCTCCTTTACAGGTTAAGTACAGTTTCATagtattcttcctgtgaatctgtctGGTATCTATTTTTCCCACAGTTAGTTTTGTAGGGTAATTTCAGTTTAAATCAAGAAGGACATGTATTTCTAGATATTTTATGTATTTGATTGTCTTCATTTGTTAATCAACAATCATGTAATCAAATAATAATGGGCTTTTCCACCTTTTTTGCATAATAATTACCTTGGTTTATTTGGAGGGTCAACAACAGTTCTGCGCACAATGAAATAAATGTGTCTGTGCACTAAGCATTGATcctctacagatcttcctgcaattttctGGCATCCCGGCTTTGCTACATACAACAGCGTAATCTGCAGATACTGATATTTTTTCTGCATTAAGAACAATATGTTTTGTTCTATTTGCTAATAAGTCCTCAATCCTGTTACAAATATGGTCAGATATTTTGTAAGCTCATGTTTTATTCACTAGGTGATTAAGTGGAACTGGATCAGATAGTGTCTATAAGTCAAGGAGTCAAGCCAGAACTACTACCTGCTGGATATCttggacaaatatagtatgtaTCATGGACAAGTACAGcgtgttgatttttgcaagattccTGGTTTCTGCAAAGGAGATTTTCACTCACCAAAAAGGTCATATGATCCCAGCATAAAGTTTGATACATAATTTCACAACAGATTGACGCCAGCAATATAGGTCTTA
This genomic stretch from Schistocerca cancellata isolate TAMUIC-IGC-003103 chromosome 2, iqSchCanc2.1, whole genome shotgun sequence harbors:
- the LOC126146462 gene encoding uncharacterized protein LOC126146462; this encodes MDEPMLSNLDKALHELGMLSTVTDSSKEYAKEKAQRRDSTNRQALNVLHMNTRYVTGVIIGSRKGPSFRYKPYPVPSFGREERVRTRSENSDSDLDLLRSTTPIISSTATISSNLFKSRSLESLKVAGSDEDIATSVRDLESVSNKIQYLQVTE